The following are from one region of the Dreissena polymorpha isolate Duluth1 chromosome 2, UMN_Dpol_1.0, whole genome shotgun sequence genome:
- the LOC127869840 gene encoding cholecystokinin receptor type A-like, protein MNITHIEHQLEHQVKVPTPNYMDISLMYGNESGRNADVYSLADVDLLFANIELDIYIDLGVVNIILIVLYSAIFIVGLLGNIFVIVAIIKFKSLRTLTNYFLLNLTVGDILVILVCIPVTLGRYSVIGHTLWIGNSILMEGNGSQKKSNNIILKQRRRTVKMLICIVVIFGLCWLPYYIVYFWIDANLSIGAENGILTNVYPFVMLLGLSNSAVNPICYCILSRGFRRGFDSILCVNFLRRGGGFLRSSFKMKSTASGSIDTAEV, encoded by the exons ATGAATATAACGCATATTGAACATCAACTTGAACATCAAGTGAAGGTTCCAACACCAAACTATATGGATATCAGTTTGATGTACGGCAATGAATCCGGACGAAATGCGGATGTGTATAGCCTTGCCGACGTCGATCTACTTTTTGCGAATATTGAACTAGATATTTACATTGACCTTGGCGTGGTGAACATCATTCTTATCGTACTCTATAGCGCCATCTTCATCGTCGGTCTCCTTGGCAATATATTTGTTATCGTCGCGATCATAAAGTTCAAAAGTCTGCGCACGCTAACGAACTACTTTCTTTTGAACCTCACGGTTGGTGACATATTGGTTATATTGGTTTGCATACCTGTCACTCTTGGAA GATATTCGGTGATTGGTCACACTCTTTGGATTGGAAATTCGATTTTGATGGAGGGCAATGGTAGTCAAAAGAAAAGTAACAACATAATTTTGAAGCAACGGCGAAGAACTGTGAAGATGCTTATTTGCATAGTAGTGATATTTGGACTTTGTTGGCTCCCATATTATATTGTATACTTTTGGATTGATGCAAATTTAAGCATCGGTGCTGAGAATGGCATTCTTACAAATGTGTATCCGTTTGTTATGTTGCTCGGTTTATCAAACTCAGCAGTGAATCCAATCTGCTATTGCATTCTTAGCCGTGGATTTCGAAGGGGGTTTGATAGTATATTGTGCGTTAACTTCTTGAGGAGAGGTGGGGGCTTTTTGCGATCATCCTTCAAAATGAAATCGACCGCGAGTGGAAGCATAGACACAGCGGAGGTGTGA